TGCACTAGCTGAGGCTGCTGCACCCTACGGCATAGAAAGCTTTGATACTGTTTTGAAGCCTTTGTGGAAGGGTATCAGATCTCACCGTGGGAAGGTCCTTGCTGCCTTCTTGAAGGCCATTGGTTTCATCATCCCTTTGATGGACGCTCTGTATGCTAGTTACTACACAAAGGAGGTGATGCAGGTCCTTATTAGGGAGTTCCAGTCACCAGATGAAGAGATGAAGAAGATTGTCCTCAAGGTCGTGAAGCAGTGTGTCAGCACAGAGGGTGTGGAGGCTGATTATATCCGGAATGACATCCTTCCTGATTTCTTCAAGCACTTCTGGGTTAGGAGAATGGCTCTAGATCGTAGGAACTATAAGCAACTTGTGGAGACTACAGTGGAGATGGCGAATAAGGTTGGAGTTGCTGATATTGTTGGGAGGGTTGTTGAGGATCTGAAAGATGAAAGCGAGCCCTACAGAAGAATGGTGATGGAAACAATTGAGAAGGTGGTGGCCAACTTGGGCGCTTCAGATATTGATGCTCGTCTAGAGGAGCTGCTTATTGATGGTATTCTGTATGCTTTCCAAGAGCAGACAAGTGATGACGCAAATGTTATGCTTAATGGTTTTGGAGCTGTGGTTAATGCACTTGGACAGAGAGTTAAGCCTTACCTTCCTCAGATTTGTGGTACCATCAAGTGGCGTTTGAACAACAAGAGCGCAAAAGTTAGGCAGCAAGCTGCTGATCTAATCTCCAGGATAGCCATTGTCATGAAGCAGTGCCAGGAGGAGCAGCTCATGGGTCACTTGGGTGTTGTGCTGTATGAGTACTTAGGAGAGGAGTATCCTGAAGTGTTGGGTTCAATTCTTGGAGCCTTGAAGGCTATCGTCAATGTCATTGGTATGACTAAAATGACTCCCCCAATCAAGGATCTTCTTCCTCGTCTGACCCCCATCTTGAAGAACAGGCATGAGAAGGTCCAAGAGAACTGCATTGATCTTGTTGGTAGGATTGCTGATCGTGGAGCAGAATTTGTGCCAGCAAGGGAATGGATGAGGATTTGTTTTGAGCTGCTTGAAATGTTGAAGGCTCACAAGAAGGGTATTAGGAGAGCCACTGTGAACACATTTGGTTATATTGCTAAGGCTATTGGACCTCAGGATGTGTTAGCAACCCTGTTGAATAACTTGAAGGTGCAGGAGCGTCAAAACCGTGTTTGCACAACTGTAGCGATTGCTATAGTTGCTGAAACTTGCTCACCTTTCACAGTTTTGCCTGCCCTTATGAACGAGTACCGGGTCCCAGAGCTCAACGTCCAAAATGGTGTCCTGAAGTCCCTCTCTTTCCTGTTTGAGTATATAGGTGAAATGGGCAAAGATTACATATATGCTGTCACTCCCTTACTTGAAGATGCCCTCATGGATAGAGATCTGGTTCACCGGCAGACTGCTGCCTCTGCTGTTAAGCACATGGCTCTAGGCGTTGCTGGCTTGGGATGTGAGGATGCTCTTGTCCATCTGCTCAACTATGTGTGGCCCAACATTTTTGAGACATCTCCCCACGTCATAAATGCTGTCATGGAGGCGATTGAGGGGATGAGGGTTGCACTAGGTGCAGCTGTGATTTTGAATTATTGCCTGCAAGGTCTCTTCCATCCAGCAAGGAAAGTGCGAGAAGTGTATTGGAAGATCTACAACTCTCTATACATTGGTGCACAGGATGCGCTTGTTGCTTCATATCCTGCACTGGAGGATGATGGGGATAACATCTTTAGCCGGCCCGAGCTGGCAATGTTTGTCTGATTAACGTGAGTCTTGCTTACTCCAACTTTCTGCATGCTATGATTATTAAAAGAATTATTTTCACCTGATAAGTTTGTATCCTTAGATGTGTGGTTGTAATTTATTTTCTTAGATGCTCAAGTCTCATGGTATGTTTTAAGATTGCTGCTATGTTTTAATTGATTTCTCATGCTGTACTATTCCTTATGTGATTTTTCTTTTACAGATAACCCTTGGGTGATTATTGCTGTGGTGTTTACTTAAAACGATGATACTATTCGTATGACATCTTTCATTGTTCTGTGAGCTGTCAAGGCTATCTAGATATGTGCATCACTAGCTGGCCCTAGTCTGTAGGCAGCGCGTTTGGCACCGAAGTGTTGTTAACGACTGAGCAGTGCTGTAGCAAGCAGTAATTGGTCACTGTCGTGTTCCTTCTTTTCATCTTGTTTTTCCTGATGTCTTTCTGCAAAAGAAGGATCTGATGTGCAAACGCATTGGCAGGCTGGATGTACTTGTCCATATGTCGTCATCCATATGCATGTGAAGCTTGAACTGGGTGGTATTTGAGTTGGAGCTTCTACTTAAATTACTTGGTGTTACATCTTGTGATGCATGTTATTGAAGTtgcatcttcttttttttgtatttGCAGGATTGTTCCTTCTGAAGGGGGTGCAATGTTCAGGAATTATTTTTCCTGGTTTACTATAATTTAGTGCTGAATTGCTGACACAATCTGACCTACTGACCATTTGGGAAATGCTTTGTTTTCAGGGCACTTTGGGTCAAGCTGCTGAAGAGTTGCACCTGGATTTAGGACCAGTCCTAGGCGCAGAGTCCCTGTGGCATGTTTAGTTTACATTATGATCCTATACATCCTGAAGGAGAAATGACAATGCTAGTTTGCTGTCGTCTTGTTATGAATATTAAGGCATTGTGTTCTTAAACTTTGTATTTGCCCCCAGGATGTTATATACTTAGTAATATGCTGTGAACCATGGAGATCGCGAGCTCCTTCCTGTTTTTTGTTCCCTCGCTGTTTTGTTAGAGGACATGAGATGTCTGGTACATGTCTGCTACAaacttttttctcgaacactgCCTGATACAAACTGGAGAAGTTGTTTGGCGTTTATGGTTTTCCTGCTCATGTAGCATGCCGTGATCAGTGATGTCTGGTGCATGTCTGATACAaacttttttcttgaacacTAGCCCGATAACATTCCATTTCGTTTGCAAGCTTTTGTCCGTAGACGTTCCAATTAGACCTACGGCAGTGTCACTGAGCGGAATATGCTCTCCGGCTGAcgggaagggaaaaatgttaGGCgcgtctttgttttttttttctttagagTTTTGTCGTTGGTGACACGCCACGCATCTCTGGCACGCGTCTCGACGCTACTTTCCATTCATCGCGTCCATCCAGATCTAGGAGCACACGGATAATTCACCGCTTGTTGTGGCCGTTGATTTGAATGGTTTCTACTTCAAACCATTATTCAGCTGAATTTGAAGGCATCTTGGCATCCCACAGACGAACAACATCATTTTGTCCTCGCTGTAGCCAAGTCCTACGGCGTCATCAGGGTGGAAAGTTCCCATTGTCTAGTACTTCGTTTTTTTTCTAAACAAAAATACTATAAAGATTACGATGAGTTAAGAATTACTTAGGATGTGGTGGTTTCAATTTCAAACAGATAAAATGCAGTTCTATCAACAaagaaaatatgaaaaattGTATACATCAATATACACAATTTCATGGTAGATGTACAATTGCACAATTTCATGGTAGGTTGTGTAAAACGCGTGGCAAGGCAGTCCTTTTTTTTTAGAGGAAGCGGAGAGCAAATGGTCAGTTTTTTTTAGTGGGAGCAAGTGATCAGTTGGTCACCAACTTTgacggcgcccgcgcccgcgcccgcgcccgcgccacaAGCACACCGCACCAGACCAGACCGGACCTCATTTTTTCAAGCAAGCCCATTCAATCGGAACGTCTCCAAACAAGATCCCCAACCCAAATCCATGCCCAATCCATTCACGCCTCGCCAATGTTCCAAAAAGGCGCTAGGCACTGTCTAGGCAGTGACCCTCCGCCTAGAGCCTAAGCGAGTTTAGGCGGGTCTAGACGTTTTAACTATTCTAAGGTGTTTTCTAGACATTTTATACAGATACATATATTATTACATATAAAAGGAAAAGACAATGAGCTTAGATGGAAAAAAGGCCCATCAAAGTGTCCAGCCCACCTAACTCACTCCAACCAGCACCCTTATCCAATCTACCTCCCAATTCCAGTCGCGCACATTCACGCCTGTCGGTGCCGATTCTGCTTCGACCGGTGCTGATTCTGCTTCGACTCGTCAAGCgcctcctctgcctcctcccGAACGGCGAGTCTTTTACgtatatattattataaaaattcATGTTTACTTACATATTACTAAAAAATTCGAAAATATTGATATATGTGTATCATCGGGCGAACTTTTTTTTTACCTGCATGGCATTCCGTCCACATAATGTTAGAATTTAACGATTTTTTTTGTCCTGATGGAACCGCCGTATTGACCATCTTGGCCTTGCACCCCTCTCTATCCCATCCAACCGAACGAGCGCCTCTCCCCATCGAGTACTCCTCCCCCATCCCGAACCCTCGcaactaggggtggtaatgggccatggccttaatggcctcttcacagcccaataaagcctttaaaatttttagttcaaaaatacatatgtttagagcccggcccttttaggacCCGATCCTtaaattttctagttcaaaatgttgggccctctACCACCCCTGCTCGCAACCCGCCCCCATCCCCgaacccgcgcgccgccgccgcccgccggcagcCGCGCCCCCTCCCTCGCCCCTCTCTCAGATctgagccgctgccgccggtggAGGGCAGGGCCGCTGCGCGATGGGGAAGCACGAGTTCCTGACGCCGAAGGCGATCGCGAACCGGATCAAGGCCAAGGGCCTGCAGAAGCTGCGGTGGTACTGCCAGATGTGCCAGAAGCAGTGCCGCGACGAGAACGGGTTCAAGTGCCACTGCATGTCGGAGTCGCACCAGCGGCAGATGCAGGTGTTCGGCATGGCGCCCGAGCGCGTCGTGGAGGGCTTCTCCGAGGAGTTCCTCGAGTTGTTCCTCGCCCTGAtccgccgcgcgcaccgccactcccgcgtcgccgccaccgtcgtcTACAACGAGTACATCGCCGACCGGCACCACGTCCACATGAACTCCACCAGGTGGGCCACGCTCACCGAGTTCGTCAAGTTCCTGGGACGCGAGGGCTACTGCAAGGTCGAGGATACGCCCAAGGGGTGGTTCATGACCTACATCGACCGTGACTCGGAGCAGGCCGTCAAGGCGCGCCTCAAGCGCAAGAGGATCAAGTCAGACATGGCTGAGGACGAGCGCCAGGAGCGCATGATCGCCCGCCAGATTGAGCGTGCACAGAAGTCCCTAGCCAAAGCCAATGATGGCGATGATGGTAATGTTGCCGAGGGCGAATCTGAGTCTGAGTACGACAGTGAAGAAGAGTATTCAGGTTCAGACGATGGTGGAGAGAAATTGGAGGATGGCTCAAAAGAGGCCAACAAGGCAACCGGGAAGATTGCGATTGCTCTTCAGAAGTCTGCACCAGGGCCGAAGGTTAATCCTTTCGAGGATAAGCCAAAGGTGAATTTTGGTTTCGATGAAGAGGACTCTGGTGTCCgagagaaggagaaggatgAGGTGGCCAATAAGAAGGGGAAGGATGTGAAAGCAGCAGAGCCAAGAAGGTCAGCATTGGATGAGCTGatgaaggaggaggagaaggccaAGGAGAAGAGCAACAGAAAGGACTACTGGCTGTGTCCCGGGATTGTGGTCAAGGTGATGAGTAAATCATTGGCACCGAGGGGTTACTACAAGCAGAAAGGGGTGGTGAAGAAAGTGATCGATAAATATGTTGGGGAGATTGAGATGTTGGAGAGCAAGCATGTTCTAAGAGTCGACCAAGATGAGCTTGAGACTGTGATCCCCCAGATTGGTGGGCTGGTGCGGATTGTGAATGGGGCTTATCGGGGTTCAAATGCCAGATTGCTCTCAGTGGATACAGAGAAATTCTGTGCAAAAGTGCAGGTTGAGAAAGGCCTCTATGATGGGAAGGTTCTCAGGGCTGTTGAATATGAGGACATTTGCAAGATTTCCTCGTGATATACAGTGTTTTTCATTTCATTTCCTGGATCATTGCAGAAGCAAACAAGAACTATGCGATCCAGGGTACTCGCGCTGTCAGTCGATGCATCCGTGGTTGTTATTATGTGTGCTGGAATATCTTCTGTTGAAGGAGTTCAATATGTTGATGTTTCTAGTTCACTATAACTGCTGAAAGGCTGTGTGAGAGAATGTTATCGTTTGGTTTGCTTCTTACTAGACCAGAATAACTGTATTGACAATTTTGTAATACTCAGTCAGCTTCTATATTTCTGTGTCTAGTGATGACCTTTTACCAGATATTTGCTTGGTATTTTGAGCATTACTTGCCAATCAATTCTTATGATAACATCAAAAAAATTCTTTTGATAAGGTTTGCCATATTTTTCATGATATTACGAAGGTAAAGTATTAGGTTAAAAGAAGGCCACAAAAGGAATTGTGAGTATGTTGCGGAAAGTTATTTGTTGACAGCTTTGCAGTTTATGCATCTCTCTTTGGAACTGTTGCTTCATGGAAGTCGCAAAAAATTACATACATATCTTATTAGCAAATTTATTGATGCTTTGTTTAGCTATAGAAGATGAAATATGCCAACTACAAGTCTCTCACGACATAAAATTTTATTGGTTTGAAGACCATCGCTTTTTCTTTATCCCAGTTTCCACTTAAAAGGAGTTATGTACCTGTTAAGTATAGCAAACTACCACTGAAACTAAACTGCTGTTACTCTGAAATTTGGACTTTGCTTTTAGATAGAATGTGTGAATTCTAATGGTAGCTCAAAAGCAGCAACGAACATAGACAGTTTTTGTTAACTGGCTCTGTGCAGTTCTTATTGTCAGCTTTATTTAAACATAATAAATCCAAATTCCTACAAAACTTACATGGTCTACTGTCCTGTGTGACACCATTTTTCTTTGCCTCAATTTTTTAGCATTCTACTCAAGGAACTAATATCTGGTCGCTCAAGCTTACACATCAAACGGTATAGTAGTCAGAATTATTTTGCAAGACATCTTAGTTCTTCTGTTTATACTATCACAACTCACAGGAGGATTCACGAGGAACACCCAAAGGCCAAATGTGCTAGAGGTAATTGAACTTGGCGCTTCCAAGGAGTTCCCTAGCTCTGGACTGCGGTTGATCTTCCAGGAGGCGATATGTCCATTTGCCTTTTTGTGTGAAGGAGAGGTTGGCTCATTCTTCATATCTTATGCTAATTGTTATTTTCAGTAACTTTCTGGAACCTTAGAGACTAGCTAATCACTTTTATGGCAATGCAGGTTCGAAGGCAAGGGGAGCTTGTATATCGGTTATATGTGCTTACCGTTTCTGGAGTTGTGCTCTTGTGCCACTTACGCAGCCCATTTTTGTACTTATCTGGTTCAGTACTGCATCTAGATGATATAGTTGAGTTTAGTCTCCAAATTCATGCTCAGAGTGCAAAGGTTACGGCGGTAACAGCAAAACCAGGATGCATTGTAATTGGTAGGCAAGATGGGTCCATCTGCTCTTACAGTCTTGGCAAGTTAGCTCCTAACACACCAGGCATGTCCTCTACCATCAATTCACAGAAGCAATCTCACTGTTCCGGATTTAATGTGTTCCAGATGATTGGACTAGGGGCCTTCTGTAGCTCTCCCAATGGTTTCTGACAGTTACTGCCTTTTACTATAGGATTCTCGAATGAGCTGCGAGATGATGCTGGGATTGGGCGTTTATGGACTCTCATGTCTAGGTACTACTTTGCTTATACCAAGCACAAGCAGTGAAAACATTACATAGCTTAGCGTAGCCTAGACTAGGAAGTAGGAACTACATGTGCACTGTTCAGTGTTCAGACACTGGTTGACTCAATTGACACTTCCTTTTACTCTTGCAAGTCGCAGTGTAGCATATTTCTATATGTGAACGGAGTTCCAGTTTATTTTACAGCTTGTTTAGTTGATCTACATTTCATGTGACATTTTTTTTATCTATTTGCATGATATTTATCTACATTATTTTGCAGAAGCAAAACTGTGGGTCCTGTGCAGGATATAGCGGCAACTGTCATAAATGAAAGGGACCTGTTATTTGTGGGTAAACCTACTTAATTAAAAAATGGTTACAAGCTAATTCTGTTGTCTGTCACTTGAGGA
This window of the Panicum virgatum strain AP13 chromosome 1K, P.virgatum_v5, whole genome shotgun sequence genome carries:
- the LOC120711188 gene encoding KIN17-like protein, with the translated sequence MGKHEFLTPKAIANRIKAKGLQKLRWYCQMCQKQCRDENGFKCHCMSESHQRQMQVFGMAPERVVEGFSEEFLELFLALIRRAHRHSRVAATVVYNEYIADRHHVHMNSTRWATLTEFVKFLGREGYCKVEDTPKGWFMTYIDRDSEQAVKARLKRKRIKSDMAEDERQERMIARQIERAQKSLAKANDGDDGNVAEGESESEYDSEEEYSGSDDGGEKLEDGSKEANKATGKIAIALQKSAPGPKVNPFEDKPKVNFGFDEEDSGVREKEKDEVANKKGKDVKAAEPRRSALDELMKEEEKAKEKSNRKDYWLCPGIVVKVMSKSLAPRGYYKQKGVVKKVIDKYVGEIEMLESKHVLRVDQDELETVIPQIGGLVRIVNGAYRGSNARLLSVDTEKFCAKVQVEKGLYDGKVLRAVEYEDICKISS